From a region of the Nitrospirota bacterium genome:
- a CDS encoding CBS domain-containing protein, with product MLTALHLMKRNLVTVPHSATALDAAKLMRERRIGSVFVEQDSQIVGIVTESDLVRDVVGMSLAANHIRVKDIMSSPVIGVDERSSITEAADQMERNGTRHLAVFKADQIVGVLSVRDLLHPVSVDEF from the coding sequence ATGCTCACAGCCTTGCACCTGATGAAACGAAACCTGGTCACAGTGCCGCACTCGGCGACGGCTTTGGATGCAGCCAAACTGATGCGGGAACGGCGCATCGGCAGCGTGTTCGTGGAGCAAGACAGTCAGATCGTCGGGATTGTGACCGAGTCGGACCTTGTCCGCGATGTCGTCGGCATGAGCCTCGCCGCCAATCACATTCGCGTCAAGGACATCATGAGCAGCCCGGTCATCGGCGTCGACGAGCGGAGCTCGATCACCGAAGCTGCCGACCAAATGGAACGGAATGGCACACGCCATCTGGCCGTATTCAAGGCCGACCAGATCGTGGGCGTGCTCTCGGTGCGCGACCTGCTGCATCCGGTGTCGGTCGATGAGTTCTGA
- a CDS encoding response regulator, with protein sequence MRQTLVKNRVTIGLICVALVLVLNILLLSYNTTRQLHIRDSHIQTYEILSELQTALSILKDAEAGQRAYLLTGEEPYLAPFDLAGPLVKDHLLRLRALTMDNPLQQQQLDSLEPFVAYTLTEFRRTTDLRRVKGLDAALRSVVYSPAKYKIADIERLIAAMERDNRTRLQEEVREAQHNTRQTAVTFAATTLIAFALLWFINRRLHRYIQARDHAEEALRVSEANLRQSQKMEAVGRLAGGIAHDFNNLLTVITGYSEVLLKKPDMKDRQRNYVEQIKQAGDRAASLTRQLLAFSRRQVLQPKVLDLNEAVTAISPILQRLMGEDIRLTLDLGRIGSIKADPGQLDQVLMNLAANARDAMPQGGTLIIKTADIELDAGEANRHPGAQAGPHVMLAVSDTGCGMDTETLRHIYEPFFTTKEQGKGTGLGLSTVYGIVKQSGGSIWAYSEPGLGTTFKIYLPRVESCAPPLCAPSPSALAGRSTETVLLVEDETAVRLLVRTILADHGYTVLEAASPEEALSIGASHQSQIHLLVTDVVMPGSSGRKVAERLAECHPHLKVLYMSGYTNNAIAHHGVLEAGLAFLQKPFTPDALANRVREVLNA encoded by the coding sequence ATGCGACAAACTCTCGTCAAGAATAGGGTGACGATCGGACTCATCTGTGTGGCGTTAGTGCTCGTGCTGAATATCCTCCTGCTGAGTTACAACACCACCAGACAGCTCCACATCAGAGATTCCCACATTCAGACGTACGAAATCCTATCGGAACTGCAAACGGCGCTCTCGATCCTGAAGGACGCCGAAGCAGGCCAGCGGGCCTACCTCCTGACCGGCGAAGAGCCGTACCTGGCTCCGTTCGATCTGGCAGGCCCATTGGTCAAGGATCACTTGCTCCGACTCCGAGCGCTGACGATGGACAATCCGCTCCAACAACAGCAGCTGGACAGCTTGGAGCCGTTCGTCGCCTACACCTTGACGGAATTCAGGCGGACGACCGACTTGCGACGAGTGAAGGGGCTTGACGCCGCCTTGCGGAGCGTCGTCTACAGCCCCGCTAAATACAAAATTGCAGACATCGAACGCCTGATCGCGGCGATGGAACGGGACAACCGAACGCGACTGCAAGAAGAAGTCCGGGAAGCGCAGCACAACACCCGCCAGACTGCCGTCACCTTCGCCGCCACGACGCTGATTGCCTTTGCCCTGCTCTGGTTCATCAACCGTCGCCTCCACCGATACATTCAGGCGCGCGATCACGCGGAGGAAGCGTTGCGGGTTAGCGAAGCGAACCTTCGCCAATCACAAAAAATGGAAGCCGTCGGACGGCTGGCCGGAGGCATCGCGCACGACTTCAACAACTTGCTGACCGTGATCACGGGATACAGCGAGGTGCTGCTCAAAAAACCGGACATGAAGGACCGCCAGCGGAATTATGTGGAGCAGATCAAGCAAGCCGGCGACAGGGCCGCCAGCTTGACCCGTCAGCTTCTGGCCTTCAGTCGGAGGCAGGTGCTGCAACCGAAAGTCCTGGATCTCAATGAGGCGGTAACCGCTATCAGCCCGATCCTCCAACGTCTGATGGGCGAGGACATCCGACTGACTCTGGACTTAGGCCGGATAGGCTCCATCAAAGCAGACCCGGGACAACTCGACCAGGTTCTGATGAATCTTGCGGCCAATGCCCGGGATGCCATGCCACAGGGAGGAACGCTGATCATCAAAACCGCCGACATCGAGCTGGATGCCGGCGAGGCCAACCGACATCCCGGTGCACAAGCGGGCCCACACGTCATGCTGGCCGTGAGCGACACGGGATGCGGAATGGATACGGAAACGCTGAGACATATCTATGAGCCCTTCTTTACCACCAAAGAACAGGGCAAGGGCACGGGGCTCGGGCTCTCCACCGTCTACGGGATCGTCAAGCAAAGCGGCGGTTCGATCTGGGCCTACAGCGAACCAGGGCTCGGCACGACGTTCAAGATATACCTGCCGAGAGTCGAATCATGCGCACCACCCCTCTGCGCACCTTCCCCAAGCGCGCTCGCCGGCCGCTCAACGGAAACCGTCTTGCTCGTCGAAGATGAAACGGCCGTCCGCCTGCTCGTACGAACCATCCTCGCGGACCACGGCTACACGGTGCTGGAAGCCGCCTCTCCGGAAGAGGCGCTTTCAATCGGCGCCAGCCACCAGAGTCAGATCCACCTATTGGTGACCGACGTGGTCATGCCGGGAAGCAGCGGGCGGAAGGTTGCGGAGCGCCTCGCCGAATGCCACCCACACCTCAAGGTCCTGTATATGTCGGGGTACACGAACAATGCGATCGCCCACCACGGCGTATTGGAGGCAGGGCTCGCTTTTTTACAGAAACCGTTCACCCCGGACGCATTGGCGAACCGTGTCCGGGAGGTACTGAACGCGTGA
- a CDS encoding Ppx/GppA family phosphatase, producing the protein MAKLAVLDIGTNSIHMVLAEVEPDFSYKVLDRFKDMTRLGDGAFKTRRLSEAAMTRALEVIRTLATLAHNKGYDRIKAVATSAVREAKNGGEFIEEIARQTKLRVRVVTGQEEARLIYLGVRHSMDLSDQPTLVVDVGGGSVELMVGNREAMAQAQSLKLGAIRLKDIYLRQDPPTKAMLKKMQQAIDQQLKEALRQFKTTSFERLVATSGMAANLTEVIYLRRTGRPLTQLNLTRITRKEIQAVESLLTHASFKDRLAIPGLDPKRADTLLPAAMVFRSLMDRTGHEQMTVSDKAIREGLIYDFIARHKDRIRTEQEIPNVRRRNVVYLARRCHYPQVHADHVAFLATRLFDQTAPLHGLGEREREWLEYAAILHDIGYLINSRQHHKHAYYLIMHSDLYGLTADEVEIIANVARYHRRALPRDTHAGLAQLPPKNRKMVLTLSALLRIADALDRSQFSVIQDLRVSVGEPLRVTLKTGGDPELEIWSARNRSDLFEKVFKRPIQFETAGSLTREGVPA; encoded by the coding sequence ATGGCCAAACTGGCGGTTCTCGATATCGGCACCAATTCGATCCACATGGTCCTGGCGGAGGTCGAACCGGACTTCTCCTACAAGGTCTTGGATCGCTTCAAAGACATGACCCGCCTGGGCGACGGGGCCTTCAAGACCCGCCGCCTCTCCGAAGCGGCCATGACCCGCGCCTTGGAAGTCATCCGCACGCTCGCCACCCTGGCCCACAACAAGGGCTACGACCGGATCAAGGCCGTGGCCACCAGCGCCGTGCGCGAGGCCAAGAACGGCGGCGAGTTCATCGAAGAAATCGCCCGGCAGACCAAGCTCCGGGTGCGCGTGGTGACGGGCCAGGAAGAAGCCCGCCTCATCTACCTCGGCGTGCGCCACAGCATGGACCTCTCCGACCAGCCGACGCTGGTCGTGGACGTGGGGGGCGGGTCGGTGGAATTGATGGTCGGCAACCGCGAGGCCATGGCCCAGGCCCAAAGCCTCAAGCTGGGCGCGATCCGGTTGAAGGACATCTACCTCCGGCAGGACCCGCCCACCAAGGCGATGCTCAAAAAAATGCAGCAAGCCATCGATCAGCAGCTCAAAGAGGCGCTGCGGCAGTTCAAAACTACATCGTTCGAGCGTCTGGTGGCGACCTCGGGAATGGCCGCGAACCTCACCGAAGTCATCTATCTCCGCCGCACCGGCCGTCCCTTGACGCAACTCAACCTGACCCGGATCACGCGCAAGGAAATCCAGGCGGTGGAAAGTTTGTTGACCCATGCCAGCTTCAAAGACCGGCTGGCCATTCCCGGCCTCGACCCGAAACGGGCCGACACCCTGCTGCCGGCCGCGATGGTGTTTCGCAGCCTCATGGACCGGACCGGGCACGAACAGATGACGGTCAGCGACAAGGCGATCCGGGAAGGGCTCATTTACGACTTCATCGCGCGGCATAAGGACCGCATCCGCACCGAGCAGGAAATTCCCAACGTCCGCCGCCGCAACGTGGTCTATCTGGCCCGGCGGTGCCATTATCCCCAGGTGCATGCGGATCACGTGGCGTTCCTGGCGACGCGCCTCTTCGATCAAACCGCCCCTCTGCACGGACTGGGCGAGCGCGAGCGGGAATGGCTGGAGTATGCGGCGATCCTCCACGACATCGGGTACCTCATCAACTCGCGCCAGCACCACAAGCACGCCTACTATCTGATCATGCACAGCGACCTCTACGGGCTGACCGCCGACGAGGTCGAGATCATCGCCAACGTCGCGCGCTACCATCGACGGGCGCTGCCCCGTGACACCCACGCCGGCCTGGCCCAGTTGCCGCCCAAAAACCGAAAGATGGTCCTGACGCTCAGCGCGCTGCTCCGCATCGCCGACGCCCTGGACCGCAGCCAGTTCTCGGTGATTCAAGACCTCCGCGTTTCGGTCGGCGAGCCCCTGCGCGTCACGCTCAAAACCGGCGGCGATCCCGAGTTGGAAATCTGGTCGGCCCGCAACCGGTCCGACCTGTTCGAAAAAGTGTTCAAGCGGCCGATCCAGTTCGAGACGGCCGGCTCGCTCACCCGCGAAGGAGTGCCTGCATGA
- the tmk gene encoding dTMP kinase, which yields MTPPLVTFNQPHPFPGKLIIVEGIDGSGKSTQLLLLQKWLTAKGYNVFFTEWNSSELVRETTRRGKKNKSLTPTTFSLLHATDFANRLYYDILPPLKAGMVVLADRYAYTAFARDAVRGVSPAWVRKLYGFAIRPDMAFYFKVPIEVAINRLLGGMRAQFKYYEAGMDMGLSQDMTESFRIFQSRILLEYDKIVSEYGLITMDATKEIEEQQNDMRQLVSTALEHYKPKRGTHGKRETVFWRRFAVPKSE from the coding sequence ATGACGCCCCCCCTGGTCACGTTCAACCAACCGCACCCCTTCCCCGGCAAGCTGATCATCGTGGAAGGCATCGACGGCTCCGGTAAAAGCACCCAATTGCTGTTGCTGCAAAAATGGCTGACCGCCAAGGGCTACAACGTGTTTTTTACCGAGTGGAACTCGTCCGAGCTGGTCCGCGAGACGACCCGCCGCGGAAAAAAGAACAAGTCCCTCACCCCGACGACGTTCAGCCTGCTCCATGCCACCGACTTTGCGAACCGGCTCTACTACGACATCCTGCCGCCGCTCAAAGCCGGCATGGTGGTGCTGGCCGACCGGTACGCCTACACCGCCTTTGCGAGAGACGCCGTGCGCGGCGTCTCGCCGGCCTGGGTGCGCAAGCTCTATGGGTTCGCAATCCGGCCGGACATGGCCTTTTATTTCAAGGTCCCGATCGAGGTGGCCATCAATCGACTGCTGGGCGGCATGCGAGCCCAATTCAAGTATTACGAAGCCGGCATGGACATGGGCCTGAGCCAGGACATGACGGAAAGCTTCCGTATCTTCCAGTCCCGCATCCTGCTGGAGTACGACAAGATCGTGAGCGAGTACGGACTGATCACGATGGACGCCACGAAGGAAATCGAAGAACAGCAAAACGATATGCGTCAGTTGGTCTCCACGGCACTGGAACATTACAAACCGAAACGGGGCACGCATGGAAAACGCGAGACAGTATTTTGGCGACGGTTTGCCGTACCAAAATCTGAATGA
- a CDS encoding thymidylate kinase, producing the protein MENARQYFGDGLPYQNLNDLKGKLIAIEGTDGVGRSTHIEMLQEWLEVQGYGVVTTGWTRSNLMSKTIEMAKQGNILDRWSFSLLYATDFADRLEHQIIPALRSGFIVLADRYIYTAFARDFVRSGDRSWIRDAFGFAVVPDLVCYLRIDVDTLALRVIETKGMNFWESGMDLRLGGDLYDSFKKYQGLLIEEFDKMAEEFKFEVVDARKPPEEIQEALRGKIEPLLKNGRTQLASAGTGGPIKESATAPPAS; encoded by the coding sequence ATGGAAAACGCGAGACAGTATTTTGGCGACGGTTTGCCGTACCAAAATCTGAATGACCTCAAAGGCAAGCTGATCGCGATCGAGGGCACGGACGGCGTGGGCCGCTCCACGCACATCGAGATGTTGCAGGAGTGGCTCGAGGTGCAGGGCTACGGCGTCGTGACGACCGGCTGGACCCGCTCCAACCTCATGTCCAAGACCATCGAGATGGCCAAGCAGGGCAACATCCTGGACCGCTGGTCGTTCAGCCTGCTCTACGCCACCGACTTCGCCGACCGCCTGGAACATCAGATCATTCCGGCCCTCCGCTCCGGCTTCATCGTGTTGGCGGACCGGTACATTTACACGGCCTTCGCCCGGGACTTCGTCCGCAGCGGGGACCGATCGTGGATCAGAGACGCGTTCGGCTTTGCGGTCGTCCCAGACCTGGTCTGCTACCTGCGGATCGACGTAGACACGCTGGCCCTGCGTGTGATCGAGACCAAGGGCATGAACTTCTGGGAGTCCGGGATGGACTTACGGCTGGGGGGCGATCTCTACGACAGCTTCAAGAAATACCAGGGGCTGCTGATCGAGGAATTCGACAAGATGGCCGAGGAGTTCAAATTCGAAGTGGTGGATGCCCGCAAGCCGCCGGAGGAAATCCAGGAAGCGCTCCGGGGCAAGATCGAGCCCCTGCTCAAGAACGGCCGGACCCAACTGGCGTCGGCAGGAACAGGGGGGCCGATCAAAGAGTCGGCTACTGCGCCCCCAGCTTCCTGA
- the sixA gene encoding phosphohistidine phosphatase SixA: MDCILFRHGIAVEPEEWKGSEAQRPLTPKGAERVREGAAGLVQLGVEPTHILSSPLLRAFDTAKIIRDTLRLRLEIRICDELVPDAPPDKLLPLLTALPGEACVLCVGHEPHLGEAAGVLLFGQPVAGLSLKKAGACCVRFEGLPKAGPGMLRWWLTPSQLRKLGAQ, translated from the coding sequence ATGGACTGTATATTGTTTCGACATGGGATTGCCGTGGAGCCGGAGGAGTGGAAGGGGTCTGAAGCCCAACGGCCGCTGACGCCCAAGGGGGCGGAGCGGGTTCGCGAGGGGGCTGCAGGGCTCGTGCAACTCGGCGTGGAACCGACCCATATCCTGTCCAGCCCATTGCTTCGCGCGTTCGACACCGCGAAAATTATCCGTGACACGTTGCGGCTCCGTCTGGAAATTCGGATCTGCGACGAATTGGTTCCCGACGCGCCTCCGGACAAGCTCCTGCCTTTGCTGACGGCCCTGCCGGGCGAGGCGTGCGTGCTCTGTGTCGGCCATGAACCTCATCTCGGCGAAGCCGCCGGCGTGTTGCTGTTTGGCCAGCCGGTCGCCGGCCTGTCGCTGAAGAAAGCCGGCGCCTGCTGCGTCCGTTTCGAGGGACTGCCCAAGGCCGGACCGGGGATGTTGCGCTGGTGGCTCACGCCCTCGCAGCTCAGGAAGCTGGGGGCGCAGTAG
- a CDS encoding CHAD domain-containing protein, protein MAGQALRGRLVGQDRAARYRATVLHALALLAAGDRRAKTLHRLRTHLRRLQAYLELVGEEENAAIMARCVSRFSRLRTLQVFKPYLDHLGAPGRDRRLVHEQIQAMQRRLKDKHAYRKVERLVEHHALPPTPASFDWMGRRIIALRRMHADRLRKLIAKTEAEPRRKPLHTLRLMIKSVRYQEEWALGEPYARPDLVAWLKHAQTVLGNYEERAQFRKLAGRLGLKSRRAIEQDWHRARDRARAMPDHLHKRLGTLATTRLRLLPGRRTSLSTA, encoded by the coding sequence ATGGCCGGACAGGCCTTACGCGGACGCCTAGTGGGACAGGATCGGGCCGCTCGGTACCGGGCCACGGTGCTGCACGCCCTGGCCTTGCTGGCGGCGGGAGACCGCCGCGCCAAGACCTTGCACCGGCTGCGCACCCACCTGCGACGGCTGCAAGCCTATCTGGAGCTGGTGGGGGAAGAAGAAAACGCCGCGATCATGGCCCGTTGCGTGTCGCGCTTCAGCCGGCTTCGGACCTTGCAAGTCTTCAAGCCCTATCTGGATCACTTAGGGGCCCCCGGACGAGATCGTCGACTGGTGCACGAGCAAATCCAGGCCATGCAGCGCAGGCTCAAGGACAAACATGCCTATCGAAAAGTCGAACGCCTAGTCGAACATCATGCCCTCCCGCCCACGCCGGCCTCCTTCGACTGGATGGGCCGACGCATCATCGCCTTACGGCGCATGCATGCCGACCGCCTGCGGAAACTGATCGCCAAGACCGAAGCCGAGCCCCGCCGCAAGCCTCTCCATACCCTGCGGCTCATGATCAAGTCCGTCCGCTATCAAGAGGAATGGGCTCTCGGCGAACCCTATGCCAGGCCTGACCTTGTGGCCTGGCTGAAACATGCCCAAACCGTCCTGGGGAACTACGAGGAACGGGCCCAGTTCCGCAAGCTTGCGGGCAGGCTCGGACTGAAGTCCCGCCGCGCCATCGAACAGGACTGGCATCGGGCACGCGACCGCGCCCGCGCCATGCCGGACCATCTCCACAAACGGCTCGGCACCCTGGCGACAACCCGGTTGCGGCTGCTTCCCGGCCGCAGAACAAGCCTTTCTACAGCCTGA
- a CDS encoding MFS transporter yields the protein MPRRMPRNVWITGWVSFFMDVSSEMVYPLVPLFLSSTLGASKSVVGIIEGIAEASASLLKLFSGMLADRFGKNKLLMGIGYATSVVSRPLLALATGWGMVLTARFTDRVGKGIRTAPRDAIIAVSTPPAQSGLAFGIHRAMDTAGAVVGPAVALLILAVWSSDYRLVFWLSIVPGLLAVAFIALFISADGPAPLARPAFSWSLSGFDRNFRGFLLVIGLFSLGNFSHAFLILKAEQVGMSPARISGVYLTFNVVYALLSIPGGMLADRFGKRRVIAGGFCLFAGLSAGFALAEAPWQIALLFGLYGAYMGLTDGVQRAYLATLVPEERKATGFGLFHLVVGATILPASVMAGLLWDHIGPAAPFWFGAAAASLSAITFIRLSRRRGGLS from the coding sequence ATGCCACGAAGAATGCCACGAAATGTCTGGATCACGGGCTGGGTCAGCTTCTTCATGGACGTCAGCTCTGAAATGGTCTATCCCCTCGTCCCATTGTTCCTCTCCTCCACGCTTGGTGCCAGCAAATCGGTGGTAGGGATTATCGAGGGGATCGCCGAGGCCAGCGCAAGCCTGCTCAAATTGTTCTCCGGCATGCTGGCCGACCGCTTCGGCAAAAACAAACTGCTGATGGGGATCGGGTACGCCACTTCCGTGGTCTCTCGTCCCCTGCTGGCGCTGGCGACGGGCTGGGGCATGGTGCTGACAGCCCGATTCACCGACCGGGTCGGCAAGGGAATCCGGACTGCTCCCCGCGATGCCATCATTGCCGTGTCCACTCCGCCGGCGCAATCGGGGCTGGCCTTCGGCATCCATCGGGCCATGGACACGGCCGGGGCCGTCGTCGGTCCTGCTGTGGCTCTGCTGATCCTGGCGGTCTGGTCCTCCGATTATCGGCTGGTCTTCTGGTTGTCCATCGTTCCGGGCCTGCTGGCGGTCGCCTTCATCGCCCTGTTCATTTCGGCCGATGGACCGGCGCCCTTGGCGCGGCCGGCCTTCTCCTGGTCCCTGAGCGGATTCGATCGGAATTTTCGGGGATTTCTCCTGGTCATCGGGCTCTTCTCCCTGGGTAATTTCAGCCATGCGTTTCTGATTCTGAAAGCCGAGCAGGTGGGCATGAGTCCGGCCAGGATCTCCGGCGTCTACCTGACGTTCAACGTCGTCTATGCCTTGCTTTCGATTCCAGGCGGAATGTTGGCGGACCGGTTCGGCAAGCGCCGGGTGATTGCCGGCGGGTTCTGCCTGTTCGCGGGCCTGTCCGCCGGATTTGCCCTGGCCGAGGCTCCCTGGCAGATCGCCCTGTTATTTGGGCTGTACGGAGCCTATATGGGATTGACGGACGGAGTGCAGCGAGCCTATCTGGCCACGCTGGTTCCGGAAGAGCGGAAGGCCACGGGGTTTGGCCTCTTTCACTTGGTCGTGGGCGCGACCATACTGCCGGCGAGCGTGATGGCAGGGCTGTTGTGGGACCACATCGGGCCTGCCGCGCCGTTTTGGTTCGGCGCGGCAGCGGCTTCCTTGTCCGCCATCACGTTCATCCGTCTGTCACGGCGGCGCGGGGGGCTTTCATGA